A stretch of Triticum aestivum cultivar Chinese Spring chromosome 1D, IWGSC CS RefSeq v2.1, whole genome shotgun sequence DNA encodes these proteins:
- the LOC123172201 gene encoding uncharacterized protein: protein MGLFSWWRGSRRGSPEQAPNQQPAKGAGGAQAQVAVPGTHGAVEVLRQRQPDATVFEFGSAAESGTAVTLAGYCPVSDELEPCRWELVPATGEGAPQFRIVF from the coding sequence ATGGGGCTCTTCTCGTGGTGGAGGGGCTCCCGCCGCGGCTCGCCGGAGCAGGCCCCGAACCAGCAGCCGGCGAAGGGAGCGGGAGGCGCGCAGGCCCAGGTGGCCGTCCCCGGCACCCATGGGGCGGTGGAGGTGCTGCGGCAGCGGCAGCCGGACGCGACGGTCTTCGAGTTCGGGTCGGCGGCGGAGTCCGGCACCGCCGTCACGCTCGCAGGGTACTGCCCCGTCTCCGACGAGCTCGAGCCGTGCCGCTGGGAGCTGGTGCCCGCCACCGGCGAGGGCGCACCGCAGTTCCGCATCGTGTTCTGA